One stretch of Tenacibaculum sp. MAR_2010_89 DNA includes these proteins:
- a CDS encoding carboxypeptidase-like regulatory domain-containing protein has protein sequence MRIGIFVFIVLFFTANSFSQSIIKGKVTTHKNEPLEGASVYLNNTTIGTTTNEKGEFQLKNHKGNYELIVSFIGFKTIQLNINTNTKTKPLLCKLKPDTNILNEVVIQKTKYDDDWKYNLSRFKKAFLGKTELASQCLILNPKVLHFDFDKKTNKLSAYASKPLQIKHKGLGYLIYYDLVEFSLINNRILFSGYTKYQNLNITIKSKWKTNRLKAYNGSRMHFYRSIIKDELDITGFKINQLQKVLNPERPHDSIINEAKLKLASKPNFNNFKKLPTFHSNKLNLFNKKIRSSLVRRMLTKETHFTKKFKIKFSKEEINKIINGPFHVRKDSKGLYYATPKTKLYDKETDSLSFIARKEHLKKYINKPVKKNLILDDFIIKKGTAFYLSFPYLLEINYLNEPEEDNYRFGKAKLDYQQSFISLINTKETPISKKGVLIEPFTVLHEGYWGYEAFANMLPLDYRPLNK, from the coding sequence ATGAGAATAGGAATTTTTGTATTTATTGTACTGTTTTTTACTGCTAATAGTTTTTCTCAATCTATTATAAAAGGAAAAGTTACAACTCACAAAAACGAACCTTTAGAAGGTGCTTCAGTTTATTTAAACAACACAACTATTGGAACCACTACTAACGAAAAAGGTGAATTTCAATTAAAAAATCATAAAGGTAATTATGAATTAATTGTTTCATTCATTGGATTTAAAACCATACAACTTAACATAAATACCAATACTAAAACTAAGCCATTATTGTGTAAATTAAAACCTGATACTAATATTTTAAATGAAGTTGTTATTCAGAAAACAAAATACGACGATGATTGGAAATATAATTTATCTCGTTTTAAAAAAGCTTTCTTAGGAAAAACCGAATTAGCATCACAATGTTTGATTTTAAATCCTAAAGTTTTGCATTTTGACTTTGACAAAAAAACAAATAAACTGTCTGCCTATGCTAGTAAACCTCTTCAAATAAAACATAAAGGTTTAGGTTACTTAATATATTATGATTTAGTAGAGTTTTCATTAATCAATAACCGTATTCTTTTCAGTGGATATACTAAATATCAAAATTTAAATATTACTATTAAAAGTAAATGGAAAACCAATAGGTTAAAAGCATATAATGGTTCTCGTATGCATTTTTACAGATCAATCATTAAAGATGAATTAGATATTACTGGTTTTAAAATAAATCAATTACAAAAAGTACTTAACCCAGAAAGGCCTCATGATAGTATTATAAATGAAGCGAAATTAAAATTAGCTTCTAAACCTAATTTCAATAATTTTAAAAAACTCCCAACTTTTCACTCTAATAAATTGAATCTTTTTAATAAAAAAATAAGAAGTTCATTAGTTAGAAGAATGCTTACAAAAGAAACTCACTTTACAAAAAAGTTTAAAATTAAATTCTCTAAAGAAGAAATAAATAAAATTATAAATGGTCCTTTTCATGTAAGAAAAGATAGTAAAGGACTTTATTATGCCACACCAAAAACAAAATTATATGATAAAGAGACTGACTCATTAAGCTTCATAGCTAGGAAAGAGCATTTAAAAAAATATATTAATAAGCCTGTAAAGAAAAACTTAATTTTAGATGATTTTATTATTAAAAAGGGTACTGCCTTTTATTTAAGTTTTCCTTACTTACTTGAAATTAATTACCTTAATGAACCAGAAGAAGACAACTATAGATTTGGTAAAGCAAAGCTAGACTATCAACAATCTTTCATATCTCTTATTAATACTAAAGAAACACCGATAAGTAAAAAAGGTGTTTTAATTGAACCTTTTACTGTTTTACATGAAGGATATTGGGGATATGAAGCTTTTGCTAATATGCTTCCTTTAGATTACCGCCCTTTAAACAAATAA
- a CDS encoding M3 family metallopeptidase: MNPLLQDFNTPPFSKIKEENYKPAIKEAIEIAKKEINDIINNTEAPSFENTTVTLDNTGEKLDKITSIFFNLNSAETNEEIQEIAKEISPWLSEFKNDMVLNEALFKRVKAVYNQITNLSLTPEQEMLLEKQYKGFARNGANLDNDEKVELRKIDAALSKLSLQFGEHILAETNSFEMLLTNEGDVSGLPESAKEAAKMMATQRNKEGWLITLDYPSYIPFMTYADNRELRKKLAIAMGKKGFQKNEYNNEKIVLDIVNLRHKRSNLLGYKTHANFVLEERMAESPENVLTFLNELLEKAKPAAIREFNNLENYAKKLDSIEKLEKWDGSYYSEKLKKELFNLDQELLKPYFKLENVIEGVFAIAGKLFDLKFEEIDTIDKYHEDVKTYTVSDSKDNFISHFYADFHPRPGKRNGAWMTSYKSQQIKNEINERPQVSIVCNFTKPTDTKPSLLTFNEVTTLFHEFGHALHGMLANTTYNSLSGTSVSWDFVELPSQVLENWCYEKEALELFAKHYETGETIPMEYVEKIKESASFHEGMQTLRQLSFGLLDMQWHGTNPTNIKNVKDFEVAAFSDTQLYPDVSENCMSTAFAHIFQGGYSAGYYSYKWAEVLDADAFEYFKEEGIFNKKIAYKFKDNILSKGGTEKPMDLYKRFRGKKPNSDALLKRAGLIS, translated from the coding sequence ATGAATCCATTATTACAAGATTTTAATACTCCTCCTTTTTCTAAAATAAAGGAAGAAAACTATAAACCTGCCATTAAAGAAGCTATTGAAATAGCTAAAAAAGAAATTAATGACATAATTAATAATACAGAAGCACCTTCTTTTGAAAATACTACAGTAACTTTAGACAACACAGGTGAAAAACTAGATAAAATAACTTCCATTTTTTTTAACCTCAATTCTGCTGAAACAAACGAAGAGATTCAAGAAATTGCCAAAGAAATTTCTCCTTGGTTAAGCGAATTTAAAAATGATATGGTTTTAAATGAAGCATTATTCAAACGTGTAAAAGCAGTTTATAATCAAATCACAAATTTAAGCTTAACGCCTGAGCAAGAAATGTTGCTAGAAAAGCAATATAAAGGATTTGCACGTAATGGTGCTAATTTAGATAATGATGAGAAAGTTGAATTGAGAAAAATAGATGCTGCTCTTTCAAAACTATCATTACAATTTGGAGAACATATTTTAGCAGAAACAAACTCTTTTGAAATGCTTCTTACCAACGAAGGAGATGTTTCTGGATTACCAGAAAGTGCAAAAGAAGCAGCTAAAATGATGGCCACTCAACGCAACAAAGAAGGCTGGTTAATTACCTTAGATTATCCTAGCTATATCCCATTTATGACATATGCTGATAATAGAGAGTTACGAAAAAAACTAGCTATTGCAATGGGGAAAAAAGGATTTCAAAAAAATGAATATAACAATGAGAAAATTGTTTTAGATATTGTAAATCTTCGTCATAAACGTTCAAATTTGTTGGGGTATAAAACACATGCTAATTTTGTTTTAGAAGAACGAATGGCAGAATCTCCAGAGAATGTTTTAACTTTTTTAAATGAATTATTAGAAAAAGCAAAACCAGCAGCAATTCGTGAGTTTAATAACTTAGAAAATTATGCTAAAAAATTAGATTCAATTGAAAAGTTAGAAAAATGGGACGGTTCTTACTACTCTGAAAAGTTAAAAAAAGAATTATTTAACTTAGACCAAGAGCTCTTAAAACCTTATTTTAAACTTGAAAATGTAATTGAAGGAGTATTTGCTATTGCTGGTAAATTGTTCGATTTAAAATTTGAAGAAATTGACACTATTGATAAGTATCACGAAGATGTTAAAACATATACTGTTTCTGACTCCAAAGATAACTTTATCTCTCATTTTTATGCAGATTTTCATCCTAGACCAGGAAAAAGAAATGGTGCATGGATGACTTCTTATAAATCTCAACAAATAAAAAATGAAATAAATGAGCGCCCACAGGTATCTATAGTTTGTAACTTTACAAAGCCTACAGATACAAAACCTTCTTTACTTACATTTAATGAAGTTACTACTTTATTTCATGAATTTGGTCATGCTTTACATGGAATGTTAGCAAACACAACGTATAATAGTTTATCAGGTACATCTGTTTCTTGGGATTTTGTTGAATTACCTAGTCAAGTTTTAGAGAACTGGTGTTATGAAAAAGAAGCTTTAGAGCTTTTTGCAAAGCATTATGAAACTGGAGAAACTATTCCTATGGAGTATGTAGAAAAGATAAAAGAATCTGCTAGTTTCCATGAAGGTATGCAAACATTACGTCAATTAAGTTTTGGCTTGTTAGATATGCAATGGCATGGAACAAATCCTACCAACATTAAAAATGTAAAAGATTTTGAAGTAGCCGCTTTTTCAGATACTCAATTATATCCTGATGTTTCAGAAAATTGTATGAGTACAGCTTTTGCTCATATATTTCAAGGTGGGTATTCTGCTGGTTATTATTCTTATAAATGGGCAGAAGTTTTAGATGCAGATGCTTTTGAGTATTTTAAAGAAGAAGGAATCTTCAATAAAAAAATAGCCTATAAATTTAAAGATAATATTCTTTCTAAGGGAGGAACAGAAAAACCTATGGATTTATACAAACGTTTTAGAGGTAAAAAACCTAACTCAGATGCGTTATTAAAACGTGCAGGATTAATAAGTTAG
- the purE gene encoding 5-(carboxyamino)imidazole ribonucleotide mutase, whose amino-acid sequence MVGIIMGSDSDLPIMQEAIDILESFDIQVEVDIVSAHRTPEKLVDYATNAHKRGVKVIVAGAGGAAHLPGMVASMSPLPIIGVPVKSRNSIDGWDSVLSILQMPGGVPVATVALDGAKNAGILAAQIIGASDTCVLDKIIAYKEGLKLKVEKASERVKK is encoded by the coding sequence ATGGTAGGTATTATAATGGGAAGTGACTCAGATCTTCCAATCATGCAAGAAGCGATAGACATATTAGAGAGCTTTGATATTCAAGTTGAAGTTGATATTGTATCTGCTCACAGAACTCCAGAAAAATTAGTTGACTATGCTACTAATGCTCACAAAAGAGGTGTGAAAGTTATTGTGGCTGGTGCTGGTGGCGCTGCTCATTTACCAGGAATGGTTGCTAGTATGAGTCCATTACCAATAATTGGAGTACCTGTAAAAAGTAGAAATTCAATTGATGGATGGGATTCTGTTTTATCTATTCTTCAAATGCCTGGAGGAGTTCCTGTAGCTACCGTAGCTCTTGATGGTGCTAAAAATGCAGGTATTTTAGCAGCTCAAATTATTGGTGCTTCTGACACATGTGTTTTAGATAAAATTATAGCTTATAAAGAAGGCTTAAAACTCAAAGTTGAAAAAGCTTCTGAAAGAGTAAAAAAATAA
- a CDS encoding 5-(carboxyamino)imidazole ribonucleotide synthase, which translates to MKNYFSSNFKLGVLGGGQLGRMLLTETQKLDIYTVILDSNNEAPCAQICNEFHQGDLLDFDTVYNFGKKVDVLTIEIENVNIDALDKLEAEGHTIYPKPENLRTIQNKARQKVFYHDHNIPTADFSRFASLEELKHSIDNGAVNFPFVWKSARFGYDGNGVKIVKSITDLNNLPTDECIAEKLIPFKNELAVIVARNTNGEVKTYPVVEMEFHPEANQVEYVICPARIEESVAKKAREIALKVADIFDFVGLLAVEMFQTENDDILVNEVAPRTHNSGHYSIEASYTNQFEQHLRSILNLPLGNTDSKLAGIMVNLVGAEGHTGEVVYKNIEEILKIDGVTPHLYGKKTTKPFRKMGHVTIVNTDINEARKVAQQVKETIQVIAK; encoded by the coding sequence GTGAAAAATTATTTTTCTTCAAACTTTAAATTGGGCGTTCTTGGTGGCGGACAATTAGGGAGAATGTTACTTACAGAAACACAAAAGCTAGATATTTATACGGTTATCTTAGATTCAAATAATGAAGCTCCATGCGCACAAATTTGTAATGAATTTCATCAAGGAGATTTATTAGACTTTGATACTGTTTACAATTTTGGAAAAAAAGTTGATGTTTTAACTATTGAAATTGAAAATGTAAACATTGATGCTTTAGATAAACTGGAAGCTGAAGGGCATACCATTTATCCTAAACCAGAAAATTTAAGAACAATACAAAATAAGGCACGTCAAAAAGTGTTTTATCATGATCATAATATCCCCACAGCAGATTTTTCTAGATTCGCTTCTTTAGAAGAATTAAAACACTCTATCGATAATGGAGCGGTAAATTTTCCTTTTGTATGGAAATCTGCAAGGTTTGGTTATGATGGAAATGGTGTGAAAATTGTTAAATCTATTACAGATTTAAATAATTTACCTACTGACGAATGTATCGCTGAAAAATTAATTCCTTTTAAAAATGAATTAGCTGTTATTGTAGCTAGGAATACAAATGGAGAAGTTAAAACTTATCCAGTTGTTGAAATGGAATTTCATCCAGAAGCAAACCAAGTAGAATATGTAATTTGCCCTGCAAGAATAGAAGAAAGCGTAGCTAAAAAAGCGCGTGAAATAGCTTTAAAAGTAGCTGATATTTTTGATTTTGTTGGATTATTAGCTGTTGAAATGTTTCAAACTGAAAATGATGACATTTTAGTAAACGAAGTAGCTCCAAGAACTCATAACTCTGGTCATTACTCAATAGAAGCTAGTTATACAAATCAGTTTGAGCAACACCTTCGTAGTATATTAAACCTTCCTTTAGGTAATACGGATAGTAAATTAGCTGGCATCATGGTAAACTTAGTAGGAGCTGAAGGGCATACTGGTGAAGTTGTTTATAAAAATATCGAAGAAATTTTAAAAATAGATGGCGTTACACCTCATCTATATGGTAAAAAAACAACAAAACCTTTCCGTAAAATGGGACATGTTACTATTGTTAACACTGATATAAATGAAGCAAGAAAAGTTGCTCAGCAAGTAAAAGAAACCATACAGGTTATAGCTAAGTAA
- the greA gene encoding transcription elongation factor GreA, whose product MSNVSYYTEEGLKKLKEELAQLEQVERPRVTQEIADARDKGDLSENAEYHAAKEEQSLLEFKIAKLKNVVASARIIDESQLDTSKALIHSVVKIKNSANGMEFTYTLVADSETDVRNGKLSVNSPIGKGLLGKSVGEIAEIKVPNGIMKFEVLEISR is encoded by the coding sequence ATGAGTAACGTATCATATTACACAGAAGAAGGGCTAAAAAAATTAAAAGAAGAATTAGCTCAATTAGAGCAAGTTGAAAGACCACGTGTTACACAAGAAATAGCCGATGCTAGAGATAAAGGGGATTTAAGTGAGAATGCGGAGTATCATGCAGCAAAAGAAGAACAATCATTATTAGAGTTTAAAATAGCAAAATTAAAAAATGTTGTAGCTAGCGCACGTATTATAGATGAAAGTCAGTTAGATACATCTAAAGCTTTAATTCATTCGGTTGTTAAAATAAAAAACTCAGCAAACGGAATGGAGTTTACGTATACTTTAGTAGCCGATTCTGAAACTGATGTTAGAAATGGAAAGTTATCTGTAAATTCTCCTATAGGAAAAGGATTGTTAGGAAAAAGTGTTGGAGAGATAGCTGAAATTAAAGTGCCAAACGGTATTATGAAATTCGAGGTGTTAGAAATTTCAAGATAA
- a CDS encoding HIT family protein, translating into MASIFTKIITGEIPSYKIAENEDFIAFLDINPNAKGHALVVPKKEENKIFDLSKDEYSNLMSFSYRVAKALEKTISCERIGMSVIGLEVPHVHVHLIPINTMVDMQFTQKVKLTNDEFISLAQQIGKNFE; encoded by the coding sequence ATGGCAAGTATTTTTACAAAAATAATAACAGGAGAAATTCCTTCATATAAAATTGCTGAGAATGAGGATTTCATTGCTTTTCTAGATATTAATCCTAATGCAAAGGGACATGCTTTAGTTGTACCGAAGAAAGAAGAAAATAAAATTTTTGATTTATCTAAAGATGAATATTCTAATTTAATGTCTTTTTCTTATAGAGTGGCAAAAGCATTAGAAAAAACAATTTCTTGTGAACGAATAGGAATGAGTGTTATTGGGTTAGAAGTACCTCATGTTCATGTACATTTAATACCAATTAATACAATGGTAGATATGCAATTTACTCAAAAGGTAAAATTAACAAATGATGAATTTATTTCTTTAGCTCAACAAATAGGAAAAAACTTTGAATAA
- a CDS encoding PAS domain-containing sensor histidine kinase, giving the protein MSLFQNTFWLKRVVVLISIVIVSLILWNTYIFFQKFKEEERGKMKVFAAAMKELNDNTDLNADVTLPLKILENNQNIPSILLNSKGEIIESQNLDSLKVLNPKYLEKQLQIMKDQNDPIEISYKNTQKQYVYYRNSDLLYKLKYYPLALLLILGLFITIIYMVFKSSKVAEQNKLWTGMAKETAHQIGTPLSSLLGWIAIFRTENIDQMYVDEIEKDVDRLNIIANRFSKIGSLPELKQHNIVSITKTVFSYLESRSSKQISFSFNASQEEINTQINTELFGWVIENLIKNAIDAMQGKGTLDLSIKNTSKKVKITISDSGKGMHKSQFKQVFKPGFTTKKRGWGLGLSLSKRIIEDYHKGKIFVQKSEIGKGTTFQILLDKF; this is encoded by the coding sequence ATGAGTCTTTTTCAAAATACATTTTGGCTAAAACGTGTAGTGGTATTAATTTCTATTGTTATTGTTTCCTTAATTTTATGGAATACCTATATTTTCTTTCAAAAGTTTAAAGAAGAAGAGCGTGGTAAAATGAAAGTATTTGCTGCAGCTATGAAAGAATTAAACGACAATACTGATTTAAATGCAGATGTAACTCTACCTCTAAAAATTTTAGAGAATAACCAAAACATACCTTCAATTTTATTAAATAGTAAGGGTGAAATTATTGAAAGCCAAAATTTAGATAGTTTAAAAGTATTAAACCCTAAATATTTAGAAAAACAACTTCAAATCATGAAGGATCAGAATGATCCTATTGAAATAAGTTATAAAAACACTCAGAAGCAATACGTATACTATAGAAATTCTGATTTATTATATAAACTAAAATATTATCCACTAGCTTTATTATTAATTCTAGGTTTATTTATAACTATAATATATATGGTTTTTAAATCTAGTAAAGTTGCTGAACAAAATAAGCTTTGGACAGGAATGGCAAAAGAAACTGCTCATCAAATTGGTACACCTTTATCGTCCTTGTTAGGGTGGATTGCTATTTTTCGTACAGAAAATATTGACCAAATGTACGTTGATGAGATAGAAAAAGATGTAGATCGTTTGAATATTATTGCGAATCGTTTTTCTAAAATTGGTTCTCTACCAGAATTAAAACAACACAATATTGTTTCTATCACCAAAACAGTATTTAGTTACTTAGAATCTCGTAGTTCTAAGCAAATTTCATTTTCTTTTAACGCATCTCAAGAAGAAATTAACACTCAAATTAACACTGAATTATTTGGGTGGGTAATAGAAAACCTTATCAAAAATGCAATTGATGCAATGCAAGGTAAGGGCACCTTAGACTTATCTATAAAAAACACTTCTAAAAAAGTTAAAATTACAATTTCAGACTCTGGAAAAGGAATGCACAAATCACAGTTTAAACAAGTATTTAAACCTGGATTTACAACTAAGAAACGTGGATGGGGATTAGGCTTATCTCTTTCTAAAAGAATAATTGAAGATTATCATAAGGGTAAAATTTTTGTTCAAAAATCAGAAATAGGAAAAGGAACTACATTTCAAATTTTATTAGATAAATTTTAA
- a CDS encoding flavin reductase family protein, translating into MLSINPKDIPTAKLHGYLLGAIAPRPIAFASTIDEEGNPNLSPFSFFNVFGANPPIMIFSPARSVRANKTKHTLDNAEATKEVVINIVNYDIVQQMSLSSTMYPKGVNEFEKSGLTMLPSDEVKPFRVAESPVQFECKVTDIIYTGNEGGAGNLIVCEVVKLHINESVLDENGGIDQHKIDLVARAGGNYYTRAKDGFFEIPKPIATLGIGVDKIPFEIRNSTVLTGNNLGMLGNVEQLPTAEDVNNFAKEHPQLVGVSEEKKHIFAQEYLDNNEVESAWKVLLIK; encoded by the coding sequence ATGTTATCCATAAATCCTAAAGATATACCAACAGCTAAACTTCATGGTTATTTATTAGGAGCCATAGCTCCTAGACCTATAGCCTTTGCAAGTACTATAGATGAAGAAGGAAACCCAAATTTATCACCATTTAGTTTTTTTAATGTTTTTGGAGCAAACCCTCCAATAATGATTTTTTCACCAGCTAGAAGTGTAAGAGCAAATAAAACAAAGCATACATTAGATAATGCTGAGGCAACCAAAGAGGTAGTAATTAATATTGTAAATTATGATATTGTTCAACAAATGTCTTTGAGTAGTACAATGTACCCTAAAGGTGTTAATGAGTTTGAAAAATCTGGATTAACAATGTTGCCTTCAGATGAGGTTAAGCCTTTCAGAGTAGCAGAATCTCCTGTACAATTTGAGTGTAAAGTAACAGACATAATTTACACAGGAAACGAAGGAGGAGCAGGTAATTTAATAGTATGTGAGGTTGTTAAGTTACATATAAATGAAAGTGTTTTAGATGAAAATGGAGGTATAGATCAACATAAAATTGACCTAGTAGCCAGAGCAGGAGGTAATTACTACACAAGAGCTAAAGATGGTTTCTTTGAAATACCAAAACCCATAGCAACTTTAGGTATAGGTGTAGATAAAATACCATTTGAAATTAGAAATAGTACTGTATTAACTGGGAATAATTTAGGTATGTTAGGTAATGTAGAACAGTTGCCAACAGCTGAAGATGTTAATAACTTTGCTAAAGAACATCCACAATTAGTTGGGGTATCTGAAGAAAAAAAACATATTTTTGCACAAGAGTATTTAGATAACAATGAAGTAGAGAGTGCTTGGAAAGTACTTTTAATTAAATAA
- a CDS encoding DUF3127 domain-containing protein, whose amino-acid sequence MEVIGKIKLINETQTFGSNGFRKRDIVVTTDEQYPQMILIEFIQDKCDLLNSYQVGQDVKVSINLRGREWINPQGEAKYFNSVQGWRIENLAQAAPQNVPPADQFAPAPDLSDNEPDDLPF is encoded by the coding sequence ATGGAAGTAATTGGTAAAATTAAATTAATTAACGAAACGCAAACCTTTGGAAGTAATGGTTTTAGAAAGCGTGACATAGTAGTGACTACTGATGAGCAGTATCCACAAATGATTTTGATTGAATTTATTCAAGATAAATGTGATTTGTTAAATAGCTACCAAGTTGGACAAGATGTTAAAGTATCTATTAATTTAAGAGGTAGAGAGTGGATTAATCCACAAGGTGAGGCAAAGTATTTCAACTCTGTACAAGGATGGAGAATTGAAAATTTAGCACAAGCTGCACCTCAAAATGTACCACCAGCAGATCAGTTTGCACCAGCACCAGATTTGTCTGATAACGAACCAGATGATTTACCTTTTTAA
- a CDS encoding Crp/Fnr family transcriptional regulator, protein MLKDLPFSKEVIKLFETYGKILHYKKGDLLQNCDEFNNGVCILLTGIVKISINHHNKRTLLYYIESSNSKIMNYTNSPNIPTDEICSIVVEDISILRIPNNLFLEWTNTYIELRDFMISSFQYHYMSIVNKMQEISNQSLENNLFNYIKTKSKLYNKNEIKTPLLEISEDLNFSREAISRGLKALELNKKIIRKTRSIILLEKNHENL, encoded by the coding sequence ATGCTAAAAGATTTACCGTTCTCTAAAGAGGTAATTAAACTATTTGAAACTTATGGAAAAATATTACATTATAAAAAAGGAGATTTATTACAAAACTGTGATGAATTCAATAACGGAGTTTGTATTTTATTAACAGGTATCGTTAAGATATCTATAAATCATCATAATAAAAGAACGCTTCTCTATTATATAGAAAGTAGTAATTCAAAAATTATGAATTATACAAACTCTCCTAACATACCTACAGATGAAATATGTAGTATCGTTGTTGAGGATATTTCTATTTTAAGAATTCCTAATAATTTATTTTTAGAATGGACAAATACGTATATTGAATTACGTGATTTCATGATTAGTTCCTTTCAATATCATTACATGTCAATTGTTAATAAAATGCAAGAAATCAGTAATCAATCATTAGAAAACAATTTATTTAATTACATCAAAACTAAATCAAAACTATACAATAAAAATGAAATTAAAACTCCTTTATTAGAAATATCAGAAGATTTAAATTTTTCAAGAGAAGCAATTTCTAGAGGATTAAAAGCTTTAGAATTAAATAAAAAAATAATTCGTAAAACTAGATCAATAATTTTATTAGAAAAAAATCATGAAAATTTATAA
- a CDS encoding Crp/Fnr family transcriptional regulator yields MILESLINCKKSIARLIESQAIQKKYVSGDPILLKDVPIDSTAIVIKGVLKAHLDQENNSLLLYHIYPQKNPFIALMNMTKTFAAPISITAIEDSTLLWIPNELIAQWQTECLSFKKSIINSSEYNISTMFSRIKNLLTHSLENRLFYYLENKSEIYKEKDIRISRSEISLDLKVPLSSISRAIKRLEDQHRVIGKPRSIQLVV; encoded by the coding sequence ATGATTTTAGAGTCCCTCATTAATTGTAAAAAATCAATAGCTAGATTAATTGAATCTCAAGCTATCCAAAAAAAATATGTTTCTGGCGATCCTATTTTATTAAAAGATGTGCCAATTGACAGCACAGCTATTGTTATAAAAGGAGTGCTAAAAGCTCATTTAGATCAAGAAAACAACTCCTTACTTCTATATCATATTTATCCTCAAAAAAACCCTTTCATTGCTTTAATGAATATGACGAAAACCTTTGCTGCTCCAATTTCAATTACTGCTATTGAAGACAGTACACTACTATGGATTCCAAACGAACTAATAGCTCAATGGCAAACAGAATGTTTATCATTTAAAAAATCTATAATTAACTCTAGTGAATATAATATTAGTACTATGTTTTCTAGAATAAAAAACTTACTAACTCATTCATTAGAAAATCGTTTGTTTTATTATCTCGAAAACAAATCTGAAATTTACAAGGAAAAAGATATTCGCATTTCAAGATCAGAGATATCATTAGACTTAAAGGTGCCACTTTCATCTATTTCTAGAGCCATTAAACGTTTAGAAGACCAACATAGAGTTATTGGTAAACCCAGGTCCATACAATTAGTTGTATAA